One region of Monomorium pharaonis isolate MP-MQ-018 chromosome 11, ASM1337386v2, whole genome shotgun sequence genomic DNA includes:
- the LOC105836474 gene encoding protein obstructor-E isoform X2 → MRTYYVIAAILIAGTNAQEAFKCPDDFGFYPHHLSCDKYWKCDNNVAELKTCGNGLAFDASDSKFLTENCDYLHNVDCGERTQLEPPISTPHCARLYGIFPDEKKCDVFWNCWNGEASRYQCSPGLAYDREARVCMWADQVPECRNEEVAGGFTCPAAGEVSGASGSFSRHAHPEDCRKYYICLEGIAREYGCPIGTVFKIGDADGSGACEDPEDVPGCQDYYGDVDLKALRKLGYRK, encoded by the exons ATGAGGACGTACTACGTGATAGCCGCCATACTGATCGCCG GGACAAACGCTCAGGAGGCCTTCAAATGTCCGGACGACTTCGGGTTCTATCCTCACCACTTATCGTGTGATAAGTATTGGAAATGCGACAATAACGTGGCGGAACTAAAGACATGCGGCAACGGTCTGGCATTTGACGCCAGCGACAGCAAGTTCCTCACCGAGAACTGCGATTATCTGCACAACGTGGACTGCGGCGAGCGTACGCAGCTCGAACCGCCCATCAGTACGCCGCATTGCGCCCGACTCTACGGCATTTTCCCCGACGAGAAGAAATGCGACGTCTTCTGGAACTGTTGGAACGGCGAGGCCTCCCGCTATCAGTGCAGCCCTGGACTAGCCTATGACCGTGAGGCCAGGGTGTGCATGTGGGCCGACCAGGTGCCCGAGTGCAGAAACGAAG AGGTCGCCGGGGGTTTCACGTGTCCGGCAGCAGGAGAAGTGAGCGGCGCATCCGGTAGCTTCAGCAGACACGCCCATCCGGAGGATTGCAGAAAATACTACATATGCCTTGAAGGCATCGCCAGGGAGTACGGTTGCCCGATTGGCACCGTCTTCAAGATCGGCGATGCCGACGGCAGCGGCGCATGCGAAGACCCTGAGGATGTTCCCGGATG CCAAGACTATTACGGTGACGTGGACCTGAAGGCCCTACGCAAACTGGGCTATAGGAAGTAG
- the LOC105836474 gene encoding protein obstructor-E isoform X1, with translation MRTYYVIAAILIAGTNAQEAFKCPDDFGFYPHHLSCDKYWKCDNNVAELKTCGNGLAFDASDSKFLTENCDYLHNVDCGERTQLEPPISTPHCARLYGIFPDEKKCDVFWNCWNGEASRYQCSPGLAYDREARVCMWADQVPECRNEEVAGGFTCPAAGEVSGASGSFSRHAHPEDCRKYYICLEGIAREYGCPIGTVFKIGDADGSGACEDPEDVPGCEDYYGDLDLKSIRKSELLAGIQSEPRKPNQANLKPRPSTVGGPTRPSPNQE, from the exons ATGAGGACGTACTACGTGATAGCCGCCATACTGATCGCCG GGACAAACGCTCAGGAGGCCTTCAAATGTCCGGACGACTTCGGGTTCTATCCTCACCACTTATCGTGTGATAAGTATTGGAAATGCGACAATAACGTGGCGGAACTAAAGACATGCGGCAACGGTCTGGCATTTGACGCCAGCGACAGCAAGTTCCTCACCGAGAACTGCGATTATCTGCACAACGTGGACTGCGGCGAGCGTACGCAGCTCGAACCGCCCATCAGTACGCCGCATTGCGCCCGACTCTACGGCATTTTCCCCGACGAGAAGAAATGCGACGTCTTCTGGAACTGTTGGAACGGCGAGGCCTCCCGCTATCAGTGCAGCCCTGGACTAGCCTATGACCGTGAGGCCAGGGTGTGCATGTGGGCCGACCAGGTGCCCGAGTGCAGAAACGAAG AGGTCGCCGGGGGTTTCACGTGTCCGGCAGCAGGAGAAGTGAGCGGCGCATCCGGTAGCTTCAGCAGACACGCCCATCCGGAGGATTGCAGAAAATACTACATATGCCTTGAAGGCATCGCCAGGGAGTACGGTTGCCCGATTGGCACCGTCTTCAAGATCGGCGATGCCGACGGCAGCGGCGCATGCGAAGACCCTGAGGATGTTCCCGGATG TGAGGATTACTACGGTGACCTGGACCTGAAGAGCATCCGGAAGAGTGAGCTGCTTGCCGGCATCCAGAGCGAGCCCAGAAAGCCGAACCAGGCGAACCTTAAACCCAGGCCCTCAACAGTAGGAGGGCCTACGAGGCCTTCACCCAATCAAGAATAA